From a region of the Catharus ustulatus isolate bCatUst1 chromosome 11, bCatUst1.pri.v2, whole genome shotgun sequence genome:
- the LOC117001285 gene encoding partitioning defective 6 homolog alpha-like isoform X1 gives MAKHHRTPARSAEPVIEVKSKFDAEFRRFAMKRSGAGSFQDFYQLLQTVHQIPRVDVLLGYTDIHGDLLPINNDDNYHKALSSANPLLRVIIQKKAESDASVFASNSLQRKKKGLLRPAHYRAKPHLLIGMPQDFRQISSIIDVDILPETHRRVRLHKHGSDKPLGFYIRDGVSVRVAPQGVEKVPGIFISRLVKGGLAESTGLLAVSDEILEVNGIDVAGKSLDQVTDMMVANSHNLIITVKPANQRNNVIRSSKASGSSGMSTDSTPSQQTPSPASQYLSNYSTAESDEEGDLVIESDSASHYIPGGCPNGGPADGPLQRSLSPHSSRGSLQSLGSHDGSPGRGSGREDGTLLTL, from the exons ATGGCCAAGCACCACCGCACGCCGGCGCGCTCCGCCGAGCCCGTCATCGAGGTCAAGAGCAAG tTCGACGCTGAATTTCGCCGCTTTGCCATGAAGCGCTCCGGCGCCGGCAGCTTCCAGGACTTCTaccagctgctgcagacagtGCACCAGATCCCGCGGGTGGACGTGCTCCTGGGCTACACCGACATCCACGGCGACCTCCTGCCCATCAACAACGACGACAACTACCACAAAGCCCTGTCCTCTGCCAACCCCCTCCTCAGGGTCATCATCCAGAAGAAGG CAGAGTCTGACGCCAGCGTCTTCGCCTCCAACTCCTTGCAGCGGAAGAAGAAAGGGCTGCTGCGCCCAGCACACTACCGGGCCAAGCCTCACCTCCTCATCGGGATGCCGCAGGATTTCCGCCAGATCTCCTCCATCATCGACGTGGACATCCTGCCCGAGACGCACCGGCGCGTGCGGCTGCACAAGCACGGCTCCGACAAACCGCTGGGCTTCTACATCCGCGACGGCGTCAGCGTGCGCGTGGCCCCGCAGGGCGTCGAGAAGGTGCCCGGCATCTTCATCTCCCGCCTGGTGAAGGGCGGCTTGGCCGAGAGCACGGGGCTGCTGGCGGTGAGCGACGAGATCCTGGAGGTGAACGGCATCGATGTGGCTGGCAAGTCCCTGGACCAAGTGACGGACATGATGGTGGCCAACAGCCACAACCTCATCATCACCGTCAAGCCGGCCAACCAGCGCAACAACGTCATCCGCAGCAGCAAGGCCTCGGGCAGCTCCGGCATGTCCACGGACAGCACCCCCAGCCAGCAGACCCCCAGCCCGGCCTCGCAGTACCTGAGCAACTACAGCACGGCCGAGAGCGACGAGGAGGGCGACCTGGTCATCGAGAGCGACAGCGCGTCCCACTACATCCCCGGGGGCTGCCCCAACGGCGGCCCCGCGGACGGACCCCTCCAGCGGAGCCTGTCCCCGCACAGCTCGCGCGGCTCCCTGCAGTCCCTCGGCAGCCACGAcggcagccctggcaggggcagcGGGCGGGAGGATGGCACCCTCCTCACCCTATAG
- the LOC117001285 gene encoding partitioning defective 6 homolog alpha-like isoform X2 — translation MAKHHRTPARSAEPVIEVKSKFDAEFRRFAMKRSGAGSFQDFYQLLQTVHQIPRVDVLLGYTDIHGDLLPINNDDNYHKALSSANPLLRVIIQKKESDASVFASNSLQRKKKGLLRPAHYRAKPHLLIGMPQDFRQISSIIDVDILPETHRRVRLHKHGSDKPLGFYIRDGVSVRVAPQGVEKVPGIFISRLVKGGLAESTGLLAVSDEILEVNGIDVAGKSLDQVTDMMVANSHNLIITVKPANQRNNVIRSSKASGSSGMSTDSTPSQQTPSPASQYLSNYSTAESDEEGDLVIESDSASHYIPGGCPNGGPADGPLQRSLSPHSSRGSLQSLGSHDGSPGRGSGREDGTLLTL, via the exons ATGGCCAAGCACCACCGCACGCCGGCGCGCTCCGCCGAGCCCGTCATCGAGGTCAAGAGCAAG tTCGACGCTGAATTTCGCCGCTTTGCCATGAAGCGCTCCGGCGCCGGCAGCTTCCAGGACTTCTaccagctgctgcagacagtGCACCAGATCCCGCGGGTGGACGTGCTCCTGGGCTACACCGACATCCACGGCGACCTCCTGCCCATCAACAACGACGACAACTACCACAAAGCCCTGTCCTCTGCCAACCCCCTCCTCAGGGTCATCATCCAGAAGAAGG AGTCTGACGCCAGCGTCTTCGCCTCCAACTCCTTGCAGCGGAAGAAGAAAGGGCTGCTGCGCCCAGCACACTACCGGGCCAAGCCTCACCTCCTCATCGGGATGCCGCAGGATTTCCGCCAGATCTCCTCCATCATCGACGTGGACATCCTGCCCGAGACGCACCGGCGCGTGCGGCTGCACAAGCACGGCTCCGACAAACCGCTGGGCTTCTACATCCGCGACGGCGTCAGCGTGCGCGTGGCCCCGCAGGGCGTCGAGAAGGTGCCCGGCATCTTCATCTCCCGCCTGGTGAAGGGCGGCTTGGCCGAGAGCACGGGGCTGCTGGCGGTGAGCGACGAGATCCTGGAGGTGAACGGCATCGATGTGGCTGGCAAGTCCCTGGACCAAGTGACGGACATGATGGTGGCCAACAGCCACAACCTCATCATCACCGTCAAGCCGGCCAACCAGCGCAACAACGTCATCCGCAGCAGCAAGGCCTCGGGCAGCTCCGGCATGTCCACGGACAGCACCCCCAGCCAGCAGACCCCCAGCCCGGCCTCGCAGTACCTGAGCAACTACAGCACGGCCGAGAGCGACGAGGAGGGCGACCTGGTCATCGAGAGCGACAGCGCGTCCCACTACATCCCCGGGGGCTGCCCCAACGGCGGCCCCGCGGACGGACCCCTCCAGCGGAGCCTGTCCCCGCACAGCTCGCGCGGCTCCCTGCAGTCCCTCGGCAGCCACGAcggcagccctggcaggggcagcGGGCGGGAGGATGGCACCCTCCTCACCCTATAG
- the ENKD1 gene encoding enkurin domain-containing protein 1, with protein sequence MCEGPSKISGPIPPDPTLFPEYYKRPSSARGRLEGNAQKLYLTSGPLDSVLNPYSALGSAHQAQPAPHIRPSGREFLEKGQKGTLGLLLQLEGISLDDRIPAKRKEAKDFEKENVRRIKEIQKKCKEKERAQEHSQPKPVKALWKSQKYENVESKVKAKLQETSPSPNPEAVNFLRAYSRCGSGIKPCRPLSPRPVRAKAGADTEAPEAQGAENKMQVEGRSIDFIRHNACTAKRAPLRRSQSLQALAELLQQKHREQEEYNTKQKGHVPQYLLERKELWRRQMEERLRNLPDPDTPPGHTMMPESQRLDTLGSLKQSQEQLIKDLVLLPMRGDSLKMQKRRIELERKLSQIDEAIKIFSRPKVFIKLDS encoded by the exons ATGTGTGAAGGGCCATCCAAGATTTCTGGACCCATTCCTCCAGACCCAACCCTCTTTCCAGAGTATTACAAACGCCCCTCCTCAG cTCGAGGGAGGCTGGAAGGAAATGCTCAGAAGCTGTATTTAACCTCTGGCCCCCTGGACTCAGTTCTCAACCCCTACTCTGCTTTGGGCAGTGCCCACCAGGCTCAGCCAGCCCCTCACATTCGCCCCAGTGGAAGGGAATTCCTGGAgaagggacagaaagggacacTTGGCCTCTTACTGCAGCTCGAAGGGATCTCCCTCGATGACAGGATACCAGCTAAGA GGAAAGAGGCCAAGGactttgagaaggaaaatgtgaggAGGATAAAGGAGATTCAGAAGAAGTGCAAGGAGAAGGAGCGAGCCcaggagcacagccagcccaaGCCTGTGAAGGCTCTGTGGAAATCCCAGAAATACGAAAATGTGGAATCAAAGGTGAAGGCCAAACTGCAG GAGACCTCCCCATCTCCAAATCCCGAGGCTGTGAATTTCCTCAGGGCCTATTCTCGCTGTGGCTCTGGGATCAAGCCATGCAGACCGCTGTCCCCAAGGCCTGTCAGAGcaaaagcaggagcagacaCAGAGGCTCCAGAGGCACAGGGTGCTGAAAACAAG ATGCAGGTGGAGGGCAGGAGCATTGACTTCATCAGGCACAACGCCTGCACTGCCAAGCGGGCCCCGCTGCGCCgctcccagtccctgcaggCGCTGgccgagctgctgcagcagaagcacCGGGAGCAGGAGGAATACAACACCAAGCAAAAGGGCCACGTCCCCCAGTA cctgctggagaggaaggagctgtggCGCCGGCAGATGGAGGAGCGGCTGCGGAACCTACCGGACCCCGACACGCCGCCCGGTCACACCATGATGCCCGAGAGCCAGCGCCTGGACACCCTCGGCAGCCTCAAACAGA gccaggagcagctgataAAGGACCTGGTTCTGCTGCCAATGCGTGGAGACAGCCTCAAGATGCAGAAGAGGCGGATAGAGCTCGAGAGGAAGCTCTCCCAGATAGATGAGGCAATCAAAATTTTCTCAAGGCCAAAAGTCTTCATCAAGTTGGACTCCTGA
- the GFOD2 gene encoding glucose-fructose oxidoreductase domain-containing protein 2, whose product MKMLPGVGVFGTGSAARVLVPLLRAEGFSIEALWGKTEEEAKQLAEEMNISFYTSRTDDVLLHQDVDLVCINIPPPLTRQIAVKALGIGKNVLCEKAATSVDAFRMVTAARYYPKLMSIVGNVLRFLPAFVKMKQLIEEHYVGNVIVCDVRVYGGSLLSHKYNWICDELMGGGGLHTMGTYIIDLLTHLTSRRAQKVHGLLKTFVKQNTAISGIRHVTSDDFCVFQMLMGDGVCCTVTLNFNMPGSFIHEVMIVGSAGRLIARGTDLYGQKNSALQEELLLTDSLPVSKGLLEKGFKDMPLLYLKGMVYMVQALRQSFQEQEDRRTWDHKPVSMAASFEDGLYMQSVVEAIKKSSRSGEWETVEVMTEEPDANQNLCEALQRNNL is encoded by the exons atgaaaatgcTCCCTGGAGTGGGTGTGTTTGGAACTGGAAGTGCTGCCCGGGTCCTGGTACCCCTGCTGAGGGCAGAAGGTTTCTCCATTGAAGCTCTCTGGGGGAAGACTGAAGAGGAAGCCAAACAGCTGGCAGAGGAAATGAACATCTCCTTCTACACGAGTCGGACTGACGATGTCCTGCTGCATCAGGACGTGGATTTGGTTTGCATCAACATCCCTCCTCCACTGACTCGGCAAATTGCTGTGAAGGCTCTAG GAATAGGGAAGAACGTGCTGTGTGAGAAAGCTGCTACCTCTGTGGATGCCTTCAGGATGGTCACAGCTGCCAGGTATTACCCCAAGCTGATGAGCATCGTTGGCAACGTTCTGCGTTTCCTGCCCGCCTTTGTGAAGATGAAGCAGCTGATAGAGGAGCACTACGTGGGCAACGTCATCGTCTGCGACGTGCGCGTCTACGGGGGCAGCCTGCTCAGCCACAAGTACAACTGGATCTGTGACGAGCTCATGGGAGGGGGTGGGCTGCACACCATGGGCACCTACATCATCGACCTGCTGACTCACCTCACCAGCAGGAGGGCTCAGAAGGTCCACGGCCTGCTCAAGACTTTTGTGAAGCAGAACACGGCCATCAGCGGGATCCGCCACGTCACCAGCGACGACTTCTGCGTTTTCCAGATGCTCATGGGTGACGGCGTCTGTTGCACTGTGACTCTCAACTTCAACATGCCCGGATCTTTCATCCATGAGGTCATGATTGTGGGGTCTGCCGGTCGCCTGATAGCTCGTGGGACAGACCTGTACGGGCAGAAGAACTCTGCtctccaggaggagctgctgctcacagactCTCTGCCTGTCAGCAAGGGCCTTTTGGAGAAGGGGTTCAAGGACATGCCACTGCTTTACCTGAAGGGAATGGTGTACATGGTGCAAGCCCTGCGGCAGTCTTTCCAAGAGCAGGAGGATCGAAGGACATGGGATCATAAACCTGTGTCCATGGCAGCCTCTTTTGAAGATGGTCTGTACATGCAGAGTGTGGTAGAGGCTATCAAGAAATCGAGTAGGTCAGGTGAGTGGGAGACTGTGGAGGTGATGACTGAGGAACCAGATGCCAACCAAAACCTCTGTGAGGCACTTCAGAGAAATAACTTATGA